The following nucleotide sequence is from Pseudarthrobacter psychrotolerans.
TGTGGGCGGAGGATCCTGGTGCGGCCCACCTTAAACAGCTAAGCGCCCGGCCGGGATATCCGGGCCGGGCGCGTGGAGCTTATTCCATGCCGCCGGGAAGAACCGTGCCGATGGCCTCTCCCGAACGCAGGCGTCGCAGGATGTCCGGCTCAGCACGGTCCGTTGACAAGCCCAGGTCAACAATGGCGGCGGCCTCTTCGGGCGACAGAACCAGGACACCGTTGTCGTCGGCCATCACGACGTCGCCGGGGTTCACCATCACCCCGCCACACAGCACAGGAACATTTACCGCACTGTTGGCATCGAGCTTGCGCTTAGCAGTGAGGACACTGGTTCCGCGGGCGAACACCGGAAGCCCCGCGCTCCGGAGTTCCACGATGTCGGTCACCACCCCGTCCACGACGATCCCCGCGGCACCGGCGCACTGGGCTGCACACGCGGTGACAGCACCCACAGGTGCATGAGTGGCGTCATGCCCTGTTTCGATGACAAGAACATCGCCAGGTTCAAGAAGCGCCAGCGCCCGGTTCGTGGCGAAGGCATCCGCGGAGGCAATTCGAACGGTCACGGCCCGGCCAACAAGGTGGACGTTAGGGAGCATCGAACGGATGCCCGGGTCGAGGAACCCTTCCTCCAGGAAATGCCCGATGGTGGGAAAGCTCACGGACTGAAGCCGGCTGACCAGCTCAGCATCTAGGGTCTGGGTCAGACGAACTGTGCCGTTCATGAGCTGCTGCCTTCCTTCATGACAGCTATGCACTGAATCTCGAAGGAGAAATCCCAGATCCCCACGCAGATGGATGTGAGTGCAGGTGCACGGGAACCGAAAACGTCTGCATAGATGCGGCGGTACTCCTCGTCCTGGCTCTGGTCGGATATGTACACGGTCGCGTTGACAACGTGGTCAAGGCTGGAGCCTGCCCCCTCAAGTACGGTTTGGAGATTGGCCAGCACCTGGCGGACCTTCCCTTCAAAGTCCGCCGGCCGATGGTCCGTTCCGGCGATCAGTGGAATCTGGCCTGTGGTGAAGACGAATCCCCCTGCAACCACAGCTTGGGAGAACGGTCCCACCGATGCAGCCATCCCTGGAAATGTAGCCAGTCGCGTCAGCATGCCTGCACCGCTTCCTGGGTAGCTGAGACCAATTTCGGGTCGTCCGTCAATAGGCCGTGGGGCGGTCCGTCCGTCACGAACGCAATGCATTCGATTTCCAGCGCTATGTCCCAGATGCCAACGCAGCATGAAGTGCGGGCCGGCAACGTTGACCCGAAAGCCTCGGCGTACACCCCGTTGTATTCAGCCAACTGCTCCGGGTCCGTCAAGTAGGTGGTGACCTTCGCGACGTGGGCGAGATCGGAGCCCGCTTCAAGGAGGATGGCTTCCAGGTTGGTCAGGGTCTGGCGGACTTTTCCGGCGAAGTCCTCCGGCTGGTCCTGCATGCTGGTCCGGGCCGGGATCTGGCCTGACGTAAAGACCATTCCGTTTGCAACGACGGCCTGGGAATAGGGTCCGAGGACCGGAGCCATTCCGGGCGCGTTGGCGATGCGTCGAATAAGCGGTGGCTTTTGGCCGTCCGCCACCGCCGCTATGCAATGGATTTCGATGCTGTAGTCGCTTTCGGACACCATAACGGTCGTCCTGGCAGGAAGGTTCTCACCGAAGATGTCCGCGTAGATCTCGTTGTATTCGGCCAGCCGTGGATCCGTGAGGAACGTCGTTATTTTCAGTACATGTTTCAGGCTGGACCCAGACTCTTCGAGAGTCGCAGAGAGGTTTGCCAGCGCCAGGCGAACGTCGTCAGCGAAGTTCCGGCTCTCGTCTTCAGGGACTGAGCGCAGCGGTACCTGTCCCGAGGTAAATACCAGGCCATTGGCCACGACCGCCCGAGGGGCTGGACTGGAGCGGGCGTTGACGCCGTCC
It contains:
- a CDS encoding RraA family protein, whose product is MNGTVRLTQTLDAELVSRLQSVSFPTIGHFLEEGFLDPGIRSMLPNVHLVGRAVTVRIASADAFATNRALALLEPGDVLVIETGHDATHAPVGAVTACAAQCAGAAGIVVDGVVTDIVELRSAGLPVFARGTSVLTAKRKLDANSAVNVPVLCGGVMVNPGDVVMADDNGVLVLSPEEAAAIVDLGLSTDRAEPDILRRLRSGEAIGTVLPGGME
- a CDS encoding RidA family protein, producing the protein MAASVGPFSQAVVAGGFVFTTGQIPLIAGTDHRPADFEGKVRQVLANLQTVLEGAGSSLDHVVNATVYISDQSQDEEYRRIYADVFGSRAPALTSICVGIWDFSFEIQCIAVMKEGSSS
- a CDS encoding RidA family protein, which codes for MIRRIGTLDGVNARSSPAPRAVVANGLVFTSGQVPLRSVPEDESRNFADDVRLALANLSATLEESGSSLKHVLKITTFLTDPRLAEYNEIYADIFGENLPARTTVMVSESDYSIEIHCIAAVADGQKPPLIRRIANAPGMAPVLGPYSQAVVANGMVFTSGQIPARTSMQDQPEDFAGKVRQTLTNLEAILLEAGSDLAHVAKVTTYLTDPEQLAEYNGVYAEAFGSTLPARTSCCVGIWDIALEIECIAFVTDGPPHGLLTDDPKLVSATQEAVQAC